From one Bacteroides fragilis NCTC 9343 genomic stretch:
- a CDS encoding sugar transferase, whose translation MLHLIYIGRHADTIEQFSKIAEGAFYAIQNSRKASEFIDKIREKYDIVILFEQRIISKDIPEIQYLRKKFPGVYIALVTEGINKEDRPAYLKAGINNSIPFNSTPETFKDITEFMMRRKQQKINDIHKKGANLLFFKLPLWKRLFDIVFSSIAILCLSPILIITAVAIRLESKGAVVYKSKRVGSNYKIFDFLKFRSMYTDADKHLRDFNQLNQYQTEEEPELSGEEFLIGDDIELNEEETMLISDDFIISEQNYTSKKSIEKKNAFVKLENDPRITKVGRIIRKYSIDELPQLVNILKGDMSIVGNRPLPLYEAELLTSDEYIDRFMGPAGLTGLWQVEKRGSSGKLSADERKQLDIKYAQTFSFLLDMEIILRTFTAFIQKENV comes from the coding sequence ATGTTACATCTCATTTATATTGGGAGACATGCTGATACTATCGAACAATTCTCTAAGATAGCTGAAGGGGCATTTTATGCCATTCAAAACAGTAGAAAAGCAAGCGAATTTATCGATAAAATACGTGAGAAATATGACATAGTGATTCTTTTCGAGCAACGGATCATCTCAAAAGACATCCCCGAAATCCAATATCTGAGAAAGAAATTTCCGGGAGTATATATCGCTCTCGTTACAGAGGGAATCAATAAGGAAGACCGACCCGCTTACCTGAAGGCCGGTATCAATAATTCAATACCATTTAATTCTACCCCCGAAACTTTTAAAGACATAACGGAGTTTATGATGCGGCGCAAGCAGCAAAAGATTAATGATATCCACAAAAAAGGAGCAAATCTACTGTTCTTCAAGCTCCCTTTATGGAAAAGATTATTTGATATCGTCTTCTCTTCTATCGCCATATTATGTTTGTCGCCAATACTGATAATTACGGCTGTAGCCATCCGCCTGGAAAGTAAAGGTGCTGTGGTATACAAGTCGAAACGGGTAGGAAGCAATTATAAAATATTCGACTTCCTGAAGTTTCGCTCCATGTACACTGACGCAGACAAGCATCTGAGAGACTTCAATCAGCTCAATCAATATCAGACAGAAGAAGAACCGGAACTGAGCGGAGAAGAGTTCCTGATCGGTGACGATATAGAACTGAACGAAGAAGAGACCATGTTAATTTCAGATGACTTCATCATATCCGAACAAAACTATACAAGCAAAAAATCGATAGAAAAAAAGAATGCATTCGTTAAATTGGAGAATGATCCCCGCATCACCAAAGTAGGACGCATCATCCGCAAATACAGTATCGACGAGTTGCCGCAATTGGTCAATATATTGAAGGGAGATATGTCTATCGTAGGCAACCGACCCCTCCCGCTTTACGAAGCGGAACTGTTGACAAGCGATGAATATATTGACCGCTTTATGGGACCGGCAGGACTAACCGGGCTTTGGCAAGTAGAAAAACGCGGAAGCAGTGGAAAGTTGTCTGCCGATGAACGTAAACAACTGGACATTAAATATGCCCAAACGTTTTCTTTCTTACTCGACATGGAGATTATCCTAAGGACTTTCACCGCGTTTATACAAAAAGAAAACGTATAA
- a CDS encoding helix-turn-helix transcriptional regulator, with translation MKNNESIRIAVAETSVIIRSGLTLALKRLPNLKIQPVELLSVEALNDCLRTQFPDILVVNPTFGDFFDVARFREETAGKGIRVVALVSSFIDASLLSKYDASFSIFDDLEALANKINLLQNIEPEEEEDSQENLSQREKEIVICVVKGMTNKEIAEKLFLSIHTVITHRRNISKKLQIHSAAGLTIYAIVNKLVELSDVKDL, from the coding sequence ATGAAAAATAATGAATCAATCCGTATAGCTGTCGCCGAGACTTCGGTGATCATACGCAGTGGTCTGACACTGGCCCTGAAACGTTTACCCAATTTAAAGATTCAACCGGTGGAGTTGTTGTCGGTAGAGGCGCTTAATGATTGTCTGCGTACGCAGTTTCCTGACATACTGGTTGTCAATCCCACCTTTGGTGACTTTTTTGATGTGGCGCGTTTCCGTGAAGAGACTGCCGGCAAAGGAATCCGGGTAGTAGCGTTGGTCAGTTCGTTTATCGATGCTTCGTTGCTCAGTAAATACGATGCGTCTTTTTCTATTTTCGATGATTTGGAGGCATTGGCCAATAAAATCAATCTTTTGCAGAATATCGAGCCCGAAGAAGAGGAGGACAGTCAAGAGAATTTGAGCCAGCGTGAAAAGGAGATTGTGATTTGTGTGGTGAAAGGAATGACCAATAAGGAGATAGCCGAAAAGCTGTTCCTCTCCATTCATACTGTGATTACACATCGCAGAAACATCAGCAAGAAGTTGCAAATACACAGTGCGGCCGGTCTGACCATCTATGCTATTGTAAATAAGCTGGTTGAGCTTAGTGATGTGAAGGATTTATAG
- a CDS encoding phosphoribosylanthranilate isomerase produces MMNDKLIKVCGMREAENIREVEQLKVNMIGFIFYPKSPRCLYELPAYMPVKAKRVGVFVNEDKKEIEIFADRFSLDYIQLHGNESPEYCHSLRATGLRLIKAFSIARRKDFENIGTYEESCDYFLFDTKCEQHGGSGNQFDWSMLNSYKGKKPFLLSGGINPYSPPTLKELRHPQLAGFDLNSRFETKPGLKDVERLRHFLEELRK; encoded by the coding sequence ATGATGAACGACAAATTAATAAAAGTCTGCGGGATGCGCGAAGCTGAAAATATTCGTGAGGTAGAGCAACTAAAGGTGAACATGATAGGCTTCATCTTCTATCCGAAATCTCCCCGTTGCCTCTACGAACTTCCTGCCTACATGCCGGTCAAAGCAAAGCGTGTCGGTGTCTTTGTCAACGAAGACAAAAAGGAGATCGAAATATTTGCCGACCGTTTCAGCCTGGATTATATCCAGCTGCATGGCAATGAATCGCCGGAATACTGTCATTCGCTCCGGGCTACCGGACTGCGGCTGATCAAAGCGTTCTCCATTGCCCGAAGAAAAGACTTTGAAAACATCGGAACTTACGAAGAGTCCTGCGACTATTTCCTGTTCGACACCAAATGCGAACAACATGGCGGCTCAGGAAATCAGTTCGACTGGAGCATGTTAAACAGCTATAAAGGGAAAAAGCCTTTTCTGCTTAGTGGAGGCATCAATCCATACAGTCCGCCTACACTGAAAGAGTTGCGCCATCCACAATTGGCAGGCTTCGATCTGAACAGCCGTTTCGAAACAAAACCGGGATTGAAAGATGTGGAAAGACTCAGGCACTTTCTGGAGGAACTGAGGAAATAA
- a CDS encoding asparaginase: MKADYPSVLLIYTGGTIGMIENPETGALENFNFDHLLKHVPELKRFNYRISSYQFDPPIDSSDMEPAFWAKLVEIINYNYNSFDGFVILHGTDTMAYTASALSFMLENLSKPVILTGSQLPIGTLRTDGKENLITAIEIAAAKNPDGTAIVPEVCIFFENHLMRGNRTTKINAENFNAFRSFNYPPLARVGIHIKYEPNLIRKPDLSKPLKPHYLFDTNVVILTLFPGIQEGIVSALLHVPGLKAVVLKTFGSGNAPQKEWFIRELKDATDRGIIIVNITQCASGAVEMERYGTGIQLLQAGVISGYDSTPECAVTKLMFLLGHGLDNKEIRYKMNSCLIGEITKRVE, encoded by the coding sequence ATGAAAGCAGATTACCCCTCCGTACTACTTATTTATACGGGTGGAACTATCGGAATGATAGAAAACCCAGAAACCGGTGCTCTGGAAAATTTTAATTTCGACCATCTACTAAAACACGTACCCGAACTAAAAAGATTCAATTATCGTATCTCTTCTTACCAGTTTGATCCCCCCATCGACTCCTCGGATATGGAACCGGCATTTTGGGCCAAACTGGTTGAAATAATCAACTACAACTACAATTCTTTTGACGGCTTTGTGATCCTGCACGGCACCGACACAATGGCCTATACAGCTTCTGCTCTCAGTTTCATGCTCGAGAATCTGAGTAAGCCCGTCATCCTGACCGGCTCTCAGCTCCCGATCGGTACGCTGCGGACGGACGGTAAGGAAAACCTGATTACAGCCATTGAAATCGCGGCAGCCAAAAATCCGGACGGTACGGCCATCGTTCCCGAGGTCTGCATCTTTTTTGAAAACCATCTGATGCGTGGCAATCGCACGACTAAAATCAATGCCGAAAACTTTAACGCTTTCCGTTCATTCAACTATCCGCCACTGGCCCGGGTAGGTATACATATTAAATATGAACCCAACCTGATTCGCAAACCGGATTTGAGCAAGCCCCTGAAACCACACTATCTATTCGATACCAATGTAGTAATACTCACGCTTTTCCCCGGAATACAAGAGGGCATTGTTTCGGCACTGCTTCATGTACCGGGACTCAAAGCAGTGGTACTCAAAACTTTCGGATCGGGGAATGCTCCCCAAAAGGAGTGGTTCATCAGAGAACTGAAAGATGCCACCGACCGGGGAATCATCATCGTCAACATCACCCAATGCGCTTCCGGCGCCGTCGAAATGGAACGTTACGGAACAGGAATCCAATTACTGCAGGCAGGGGTGATCAGCGGCTATGACAGCACGCCGGAATGTGCAGTAACCAAATTGATGTTCCTCTTAGGACACGGACTCGATAATAAAGAGATCAGATACAAGATGAACTCTTGCCTGATCGGTGAAATAACTAAAAGGGTCGAATAA
- a CDS encoding LruC domain-containing protein, with protein MKTSINKLCIAASILVTAAGISACVDDNKTLYDPEYKTPNPMEEISAPTGFDWSSTHAIKFNVEVNDEFDGQYYYTVEIVDKNPLEATTEEPYNTLAKGVARKGETYQTEVVSSKDTKYLYVRQTDPRGRDRIKQVEIDESTSHIQCSFTGTSAIKTRAFATTRGNNGGIDIPKRTEQSYDISRAIPVTSPSQVLQGGQTYIVTGNFSGKFTDTSLSNSNKATVYIQGTWELAQVTQDFLDIIVLKDGKINGKYLMLQNTSTLTIQSGAEVSLSDQLICNTYSTICNFGDLKTKNMKLNTNDILYNGHKTDITNSLDASQGGNIHNFGKLDVENTIKLNTPSIVYNAPECKIEAKTYEAAGSTNVNFGEMEFDTYDSGGAGGSLYNNCMLFVEHMKAGGIVYLDHGVIAEEKEDDEENELFEEVDDIEFYDNAKVTLANGSMIKAKNIIAKSGLSVNGEGNETSLLKATEKVQIQNWDVRFNGRLCITGKISCSNPDMYQAGSEVTFSESPDVIITGCNGKAEVPDPAPEPSDPVFPIIVDDNHNYTYLFEDQWPLYGDYDMNDIVLEVKKRKISIDKHNKVTEFDLSVELRAVGAQKTIAAAIMFDEIPASAVTQAVTYADNYQPVSFELTDKNIEKGQEYAVVPLFDNAHALMERPTGSFVNTISGSDNNQKNTKTIHFTLRFDSSVAPSSDALNINNLNIFIITDRGSKRKEIHVAGYRPTLLANTELFGGNNDASSLNGKKYYISKDNLAWGIMVPTQFKWPLEYTQIQKAYSQFAGWVTTGGADNKKWWNDFDNTKVFQTNKN; from the coding sequence ATGAAAACATCAATTAACAAACTATGTATTGCTGCGTCGATACTGGTTACGGCTGCGGGCATATCCGCTTGTGTAGACGACAACAAAACTCTCTATGATCCGGAGTATAAGACTCCTAATCCGATGGAGGAAATCAGTGCACCGACCGGATTTGACTGGTCGTCGACCCATGCCATTAAATTCAATGTAGAGGTTAACGACGAATTTGACGGACAGTATTATTATACCGTAGAAATAGTAGATAAAAACCCGCTTGAAGCAACGACAGAAGAGCCCTATAATACCTTAGCCAAAGGAGTTGCCAGGAAGGGAGAAACTTATCAGACCGAAGTGGTATCTTCCAAAGATACCAAATATCTTTATGTCCGTCAGACTGACCCACGTGGCAGAGACCGGATTAAACAGGTAGAAATCGACGAGTCAACCTCCCATATTCAGTGCTCTTTTACAGGTACATCTGCAATCAAAACGAGAGCTTTTGCAACCACCAGGGGGAATAACGGAGGAATTGACATTCCGAAAAGAACAGAACAAAGCTATGACATCAGCCGGGCTATCCCGGTAACAAGTCCTTCACAGGTTCTGCAAGGAGGCCAAACCTATATTGTTACGGGAAACTTTTCAGGTAAATTCACAGATACCTCTCTCAGCAACTCGAACAAAGCGACCGTCTATATACAAGGAACCTGGGAACTGGCACAGGTCACCCAAGACTTCCTGGATATTATTGTTTTGAAGGATGGAAAGATTAATGGAAAATATCTGATGCTGCAGAATACAAGTACTTTAACAATCCAATCCGGAGCAGAAGTATCTTTATCCGATCAATTGATATGTAACACATACAGCACTATTTGCAATTTCGGTGATCTGAAAACAAAGAATATGAAATTGAACACCAACGATATTCTTTACAATGGACACAAAACGGACATCACGAACAGTCTGGATGCTTCGCAAGGAGGCAACATCCACAATTTCGGAAAACTGGATGTAGAGAATACGATAAAGCTAAATACGCCTTCCATTGTATATAATGCGCCAGAATGTAAGATAGAAGCTAAGACATATGAAGCTGCGGGAAGTACGAATGTGAACTTCGGCGAAATGGAATTTGATACTTATGATAGCGGTGGAGCGGGAGGTTCGCTATATAACAATTGTATGCTGTTTGTAGAGCACATGAAGGCAGGCGGCATCGTTTACCTGGATCATGGAGTGATAGCCGAAGAAAAAGAAGACGATGAAGAGAACGAACTCTTCGAAGAAGTCGATGATATTGAGTTCTATGACAATGCTAAAGTGACTTTAGCGAATGGTTCGATGATAAAAGCCAAAAATATAATTGCTAAATCCGGTTTATCGGTTAACGGTGAAGGCAATGAAACCTCTTTATTAAAAGCGACCGAAAAAGTACAAATCCAAAATTGGGATGTCCGTTTTAATGGCAGATTGTGTATCACCGGAAAGATCAGTTGCTCCAATCCGGACATGTATCAGGCAGGAAGTGAAGTAACCTTCTCCGAAAGTCCGGACGTAATCATTACCGGCTGCAACGGAAAAGCAGAGGTACCCGATCCGGCTCCCGAGCCTTCCGATCCGGTGTTCCCCATCATTGTAGATGACAATCATAACTATACATATCTGTTTGAAGACCAATGGCCTTTGTATGGAGATTACGATATGAACGATATCGTACTGGAGGTTAAAAAGAGGAAAATAAGCATCGATAAACACAATAAAGTCACCGAATTCGATCTGTCTGTCGAACTGCGTGCGGTCGGTGCGCAGAAGACAATTGCCGCAGCGATCATGTTTGATGAAATTCCGGCATCTGCCGTCACACAAGCTGTCACCTACGCCGACAATTATCAGCCGGTATCTTTTGAGCTGACAGACAAAAACATAGAGAAGGGACAAGAGTATGCAGTAGTTCCTCTATTCGACAATGCACATGCATTGATGGAACGTCCGACAGGCTCGTTTGTCAACACGATATCCGGAAGTGACAACAATCAAAAGAATACCAAGACCATTCATTTCACACTCAGATTCGACTCGTCTGTTGCACCAAGCAGTGATGCTCTTAATATCAATAACTTGAATATTTTTATCATCACAGACAGGGGAAGCAAACGAAAAGAGATCCACGTAGCCGGATACCGGCCGACCCTACTGGCAAACACTGAGTTATTCGGAGGGAATAACGACGCCTCTTCTCTCAATGGAAAGAAGTATTACATCAGTAAAGATAACCTAGCTTGGGGAATCATGGTTCCGACCCAATTTAAGTGGCCATTGGAATATACACAGATTCAAAAGGCATATTCTCAATTCGCCGGATGGGTCACCACGGGCGGAGCGGATAACAAGAAATGGTGGAACGATTTTGATAACACAAAAGTGTTCCAAACCAATAAAAATTAA
- a CDS encoding response regulator, protein MRKLILLVDDKETIAKVASIYLGKDYDIQYFPDPIHALEWLHEGKTPDLIISDIRMPLMRGDEFLHYLKCNELFKDIPVIMLSSEESTSERIRLLQEGAVDYILKPFNPMELKIRVKKIIE, encoded by the coding sequence ATGAGAAAGCTAATATTACTTGTTGACGATAAAGAAACTATCGCTAAGGTCGCATCAATCTATTTAGGAAAAGATTATGATATTCAATATTTTCCCGACCCCATCCACGCACTTGAATGGCTACATGAAGGAAAAACACCCGATCTGATTATATCGGATATACGCATGCCGCTGATGAGAGGTGACGAATTTCTACATTATTTAAAATGTAATGAGTTGTTCAAAGACATACCCGTCATCATGCTTTCCAGTGAAGAAAGTACCAGTGAAAGGATCAGGCTGCTGCAAGAAGGAGCTGTAGATTATATCCTGAAACCTTTCAACCCAATGGAACTAAAAATACGTGTCAAAAAAATCATAGAATAA
- a CDS encoding glycosyltransferase family protein, whose protein sequence is MDTFIQTTDFILFLCFSLMTVYLGVLAIAASLRNDTPYPQAGKRHRFAILVPPGSTSLPLPHYPEELYQVFTYEDLTEAIAALNENDFDGVVVLGETTRIEPAFLEEINSVFDAGIQAIQLRHITEKRSTRKQYFQALNEEITQALFGTGATRLGVSSALYGADMVLDLKWLKKNQKSRKSNLERRLVRQGIFVEYLEKVKVYSSDIRAPRYKVRFSKALRALPEAIFTAHWDYCNKILRWILPSRKTNLISIALIATALLCYDWSLSLKWWSLLYILMFIICLAIPDYLVRQKTKK, encoded by the coding sequence ATGGATACTTTTATTCAAACAACAGATTTCATCTTATTTCTATGCTTCAGTCTGATGACTGTTTATCTGGGAGTTTTGGCAATAGCAGCTTCTCTAAGAAACGACACTCCATATCCCCAAGCAGGAAAAAGACATAGATTCGCCATTCTGGTTCCCCCGGGTAGCACTTCCCTCCCCTTACCCCATTATCCGGAAGAGCTATATCAAGTATTCACTTATGAAGATCTGACAGAAGCTATAGCCGCACTGAATGAAAATGATTTCGATGGTGTAGTCGTCCTGGGAGAAACCACCCGGATCGAACCTGCCTTCCTGGAGGAAATCAACAGCGTTTTCGATGCCGGCATCCAAGCCATTCAACTCCGTCACATCACGGAAAAACGTTCGACCCGCAAACAATACTTTCAGGCTCTGAACGAAGAAATCACTCAGGCCCTGTTCGGGACAGGAGCAACCCGCCTGGGAGTGTCGTCGGCTTTATACGGTGCGGACATGGTATTGGACTTGAAATGGCTGAAAAAGAATCAAAAGAGCCGCAAGAGCAATCTGGAAAGAAGATTAGTCCGGCAAGGTATTTTCGTGGAATATCTGGAAAAAGTGAAAGTTTATAGCAGCGACATACGTGCTCCACGCTATAAAGTAAGATTTTCCAAAGCGCTCCGCGCACTTCCGGAAGCAATATTCACTGCCCACTGGGATTATTGCAACAAAATACTCAGATGGATTCTTCCTTCCCGGAAAACGAATTTAATAAGTATTGCACTTATTGCAACGGCATTGCTTTGCTACGACTGGAGCCTGTCTCTGAAGTGGTGGAGCTTACTTTATATACTGATGTTCATCATTTGTCTGGCTATCCCGGATTATCTGGTACGACAAAAAACAAAAAAATAA
- the trpA gene encoding tryptophan synthase subunit alpha, protein MNRINQLFDSNPRDLLSIYFCAGYPTLEGTTEVIRTLEKHGVNMIEIGIPFSDPMADGMVIQNAATQALRNGMSLRLLFEQLHDIRRDVKIPLILMGYLNPIMQFGFDNFCRQCAECGIDGVIIPDLPFKDYQEHFRTIAERYDVKVIMLITPETSEERVREIDEHTDGFIYMVSSAATTGAQQDFDGQKRAYFKKIEKMNLRNPRMVGFGISNEATFRAACENASGAIIGSRFVTLLHEEKNPEKAITRLKAILNLSSNDLR, encoded by the coding sequence ATGAACAGAATAAACCAACTTTTCGACAGCAATCCCAGAGATTTGCTATCCATCTATTTTTGTGCCGGCTATCCTACTCTCGAAGGGACAACCGAAGTAATCCGTACTCTTGAAAAACATGGAGTGAACATGATTGAAATCGGTATTCCTTTCAGCGATCCGATGGCTGACGGTATGGTGATTCAGAATGCCGCCACGCAGGCCCTCCGCAACGGAATGTCACTCAGACTATTGTTTGAACAACTGCACGACATCCGTCGGGATGTAAAAATCCCATTAATCCTGATGGGATATCTCAACCCGATCATGCAGTTCGGCTTTGACAACTTCTGCCGGCAATGCGCCGAATGCGGCATTGACGGAGTCATCATTCCCGACCTTCCTTTCAAAGACTATCAGGAACACTTCCGCACCATTGCAGAGCGGTATGACGTGAAGGTAATCATGCTTATCACCCCTGAAACAAGTGAAGAACGCGTACGCGAGATTGATGAACACACCGACGGATTCATTTATATGGTTTCATCGGCTGCCACCACAGGAGCTCAACAAGACTTTGACGGGCAAAAACGTGCTTACTTTAAAAAGATCGAAAAAATGAATCTTCGCAATCCCCGGATGGTCGGTTTCGGTATCAGCAACGAGGCTACCTTCCGTGCCGCTTGCGAAAATGCCTCGGGAGCCATCATCGGCAGCCGTTTTGTCACTCTGCTCCATGAAGAGAAGAACCCGGAGAAAGCAATCACACGCTTAAAAGCTATTTTGAATTTATCATCCAATGATTTGAGATAA
- a CDS encoding acyltransferase, with product MALKEKIKQNPALKQAVHRFIMHPVKTRPNWWIRIFSFLYLKRGKGSVIYRSVRQDLPPFNLFSLGKYSVVEDFSCLNNAVGDLIIGEYTRIGLGNTIIGPATIGNHVNLAQNVTVTGLNHNYQDTGKRIDEQGVSTQPITIEDDVWVGANSVILPGVTLGKHCVVAAGSVVSRSIPPYSVCAGSPAKVVKQFNPESRTWEKTVSKNGK from the coding sequence ATGGCACTGAAAGAGAAAATCAAACAGAATCCCGCACTGAAACAAGCTGTACACCGTTTTATTATGCATCCGGTAAAAACACGTCCCAACTGGTGGATACGTATATTCTCTTTCCTCTACCTAAAACGTGGAAAAGGCTCTGTGATTTACCGTAGCGTACGCCAGGATCTTCCCCCATTCAATCTCTTCTCTCTCGGGAAGTATTCGGTAGTGGAAGATTTTTCGTGTCTGAACAATGCTGTAGGCGACCTGATTATCGGGGAATATACCCGAATCGGACTGGGCAACACTATTATCGGCCCCGCAACCATCGGCAACCATGTAAACCTGGCACAGAATGTAACCGTAACCGGCCTGAACCATAATTATCAGGACACAGGCAAGCGGATAGACGAACAAGGAGTAAGCACACAACCCATCACGATTGAAGATGATGTATGGGTAGGTGCCAATTCGGTAATTTTACCCGGCGTGACACTGGGCAAACATTGCGTAGTAGCTGCCGGAAGTGTAGTCAGTCGCTCCATCCCTCCCTACTCTGTCTGTGCCGGCAGTCCGGCTAAAGTAGTCAAACAGTTCAATCCGGAGAGCCGAACCTGGGAAAAAACAGTCTCAAAAAACGGAAAGTAA